One genomic segment of Coffea arabica cultivar ET-39 chromosome 6e, Coffea Arabica ET-39 HiFi, whole genome shotgun sequence includes these proteins:
- the LOC113694831 gene encoding uncharacterized protein isoform X1 — MPGFPQIISSSAPLLPLQLQSRAPNGRQCFRGPPKLAGHRRLLCGLQLSPPLPRNSASGMMIRLPSQPSARLNPSAITAFDKRSPLLRALSDSALDFGYGLSVGKEKAKLQHDYEIANIKVSELSYQSFANGVKHFSIHVLGVVVGIRVVAKLIELFRESGLELLTSFWFFITMMFFTTAMICFLVDALIVSSFPRYRLEEAIQDLKLAKFKLDQHNAEQLVKAS; from the exons ATGCCAGGTTTTCCGCAAATTATCTCGTCTTCAGCCCCTTTGTTGCCACTGCAACTGCAGTCACGAGCACCCAATGGCCGACAATGCTTTCGTGGCCCCCCTAAACTCGCTGGTCACCGTCGCCTTCTTTGCGGCTTACAG CTCTCTCCTCCTCTGCCCCGGAATTCCGCCTCTGGTATGATGATCAGGCTCCCTTCTCAGCCTTCTGCCCGACTTAATCCCTCTGCCATTACAG CATTTGATAAGCGTTCTCCTTTGTTGAGGGCTCTATCGGACTCTGCCTTAGACTTTGGCTATG GTCTTTCGGTGGGCAAGGAGAAAGCCAAGCTACAACATGATTATGAAATAGCAAACATCAAAGTTTCTGAGCTTTCATATCAATCTTTTGCCAATGGCGTGAAGCATTTTTCCATACATGTGCTAGGTGTTGtg GTTGGGATTAGAGTGGTAGCGAAGCTAATCGAGTTGTTTAGAGAATCTGGACTTGAACTTCTTACATCATTTTGGTTCTTCATCACTATGATGTTTTTCACCACTGCAATG ATTTGTTTCTTGGTCGATGCTTTGATCGTGTCAAGCTTTCCACGGTACAGATTGGAAGAAGCAATTCAAGACCTTAAGCTTGCTAAATTTAAATTGGATCAGCATAATGCAGAGCAATTAGTAAAAGCTTCTTAG
- the LOC113694831 gene encoding uncharacterized protein isoform X2, whose product MPGFPQIISSSAPLLPLQLQSRAPNGRQCFRGPPKLAGHRRLLCGLQLSPPLPRNSASGMMIRLPSQPSARLNPSAITGLSVGKEKAKLQHDYEIANIKVSELSYQSFANGVKHFSIHVLGVVVGIRVVAKLIELFRESGLELLTSFWFFITMMFFTTAMICFLVDALIVSSFPRYRLEEAIQDLKLAKFKLDQHNAEQLVKAS is encoded by the exons ATGCCAGGTTTTCCGCAAATTATCTCGTCTTCAGCCCCTTTGTTGCCACTGCAACTGCAGTCACGAGCACCCAATGGCCGACAATGCTTTCGTGGCCCCCCTAAACTCGCTGGTCACCGTCGCCTTCTTTGCGGCTTACAG CTCTCTCCTCCTCTGCCCCGGAATTCCGCCTCTGGTATGATGATCAGGCTCCCTTCTCAGCCTTCTGCCCGACTTAATCCCTCTGCCATTACAG GTCTTTCGGTGGGCAAGGAGAAAGCCAAGCTACAACATGATTATGAAATAGCAAACATCAAAGTTTCTGAGCTTTCATATCAATCTTTTGCCAATGGCGTGAAGCATTTTTCCATACATGTGCTAGGTGTTGtg GTTGGGATTAGAGTGGTAGCGAAGCTAATCGAGTTGTTTAGAGAATCTGGACTTGAACTTCTTACATCATTTTGGTTCTTCATCACTATGATGTTTTTCACCACTGCAATG ATTTGTTTCTTGGTCGATGCTTTGATCGTGTCAAGCTTTCCACGGTACAGATTGGAAGAAGCAATTCAAGACCTTAAGCTTGCTAAATTTAAATTGGATCAGCATAATGCAGAGCAATTAGTAAAAGCTTCTTAG